One part of the Gammaproteobacteria bacterium genome encodes these proteins:
- a CDS encoding efflux RND transporter permease subunit → MLLSDVSVKRPVFAIVINLLLVAFGLFFLSKLTVREYPNIDPPIVSVETTYPGASASVVETRITQVIESQISGIEGIRAIESASVDGVSDITIEFNLSRPIDAASNDVRDRVSRVLDNLPEEADPPEISKAEVDASPIIWLVLSSASLDRMGLSDYADRYLLDRFSAIDGVSNVRVSGDRRYAMRIWLDRKAMAARNVTVDDIEGALISENVELPAGRLESEEREFTLRTAREYRTADDFRQLVIARGRDGYLVRLAEVARIEEGAEDLRSEYRADGAPTVGISIVKQSQANTLEVAQAVKREVHNIAPTLPEDMVLQVNSDSSLFIERSLEEVEVTLLISAVLVIFVIYLFLGSLRATLAPAFTVPISLIASFILLYAFGFSINILTLLALVLAIGIVVDDTIVVVENIHRRIEAGEAPLLAAFRGAREVGFAVVATTLVLAAVFVPMAFLEGTVGRLFREFALAMAAAIICSSLVALSLGPVLCAMFLTRRERHNPLVNVASRGIAATMRGYRVVLERVLRHPLPTCAAALAVLAGTVLLFIQLPGEFAPAEDQGQIYAMMSAPEGASFEYSSRQLKKIEAAFMQRLGEGEIQRVIARIPGYGGGSDAVNSGVVQVSLTPWEERERSAETIAGEIGRELAATVPGAQVAVVQRSSFGSSSTGTELELVLGGSTYEELAQWRDRLVERAEENAKIVSLDSDYDETKPQIDIDIARDRAAELGVSVETIGRTLETMLGSRSVTTFVNRGEEYDVILQAADADRRSPTDLANIHVRSQRSGELIPLSNLVTTRETAGAASLNRYDRLRAITISADLAEGYALGDAMGYFQRIVDEELPGSARISYTGDARELQESSQSLYLTFALGLLVVYLILAAQFESFVHPFVIMTTVPLAIFGALAGLSLSGGTLNIYSQIGIIMLIGLAAKNGILIVEFANQRRDAGLKFTDALIDASITRFRPIMMTSLSTAMGVLPLMLATGAGAESRIAIGVTVFSGIIFATVMTLFVVPAFYALMCRKTTSPGAVGDELARLQRSEVHANY, encoded by the coding sequence ATGCTGCTGTCCGACGTCTCCGTAAAACGCCCCGTCTTCGCCATCGTCATTAATCTGCTGCTGGTCGCGTTCGGCCTGTTCTTCCTCTCCAAGCTCACCGTGCGCGAATATCCCAACATCGACCCGCCAATCGTCTCGGTGGAAACGACCTATCCCGGCGCTTCGGCCAGCGTGGTGGAGACCAGAATCACGCAGGTAATCGAGAGCCAGATCAGCGGCATCGAAGGCATCCGCGCGATCGAGTCCGCGAGCGTGGATGGCGTGTCGGACATCACCATCGAGTTCAATCTTTCGCGCCCCATCGACGCCGCGAGCAACGACGTTCGCGACCGCGTGAGCCGCGTGCTGGACAATCTCCCGGAAGAGGCGGATCCACCGGAGATCTCCAAGGCCGAGGTGGACGCCAGCCCGATAATCTGGCTGGTGCTATCCAGTGCCAGCCTGGATCGCATGGGGCTGTCGGACTACGCCGACCGCTACCTGCTGGACCGCTTCAGCGCCATCGACGGCGTCTCCAACGTGCGGGTCAGCGGCGATCGTCGCTACGCGATGCGCATCTGGCTGGATCGCAAGGCCATGGCCGCCCGCAATGTAACGGTAGACGATATCGAGGGGGCGCTGATCAGCGAAAACGTGGAACTGCCCGCCGGCCGGCTGGAATCGGAAGAACGCGAATTCACGCTGCGTACCGCGCGTGAATATCGGACCGCCGACGACTTCCGGCAACTGGTGATCGCGCGCGGCAGGGACGGCTATCTGGTACGTCTGGCCGAGGTCGCACGGATCGAGGAAGGCGCCGAGGATTTGCGCAGTGAATATCGCGCCGATGGGGCGCCGACGGTCGGCATCAGCATCGTCAAGCAGTCGCAGGCCAATACCCTGGAGGTGGCGCAGGCGGTCAAGCGCGAGGTCCACAACATCGCGCCTACTTTGCCCGAGGACATGGTGCTGCAGGTCAACTCCGACTCGTCGTTGTTCATCGAGCGCTCGCTGGAAGAAGTCGAGGTTACTTTGCTGATCTCGGCGGTGCTGGTGATCTTCGTCATCTATTTGTTCCTCGGCAGTCTACGCGCGACCCTGGCGCCCGCGTTCACGGTGCCGATTTCACTCATCGCATCGTTCATATTGCTTTACGCGTTCGGCTTCTCGATCAATATTCTCACCCTGCTGGCGCTGGTACTCGCGATCGGCATCGTGGTCGACGACACCATTGTCGTCGTGGAAAACATTCACCGGCGTATCGAGGCCGGCGAAGCGCCGCTGCTCGCGGCGTTTCGCGGCGCGCGTGAGGTCGGCTTCGCGGTGGTGGCGACTACTCTGGTGCTGGCGGCCGTGTTCGTGCCCATGGCGTTTCTGGAAGGCACGGTCGGCCGCCTGTTTCGCGAGTTCGCGCTGGCCATGGCCGCCGCGATTATCTGTTCCAGCCTGGTGGCGCTGTCGCTGGGTCCTGTGCTATGCGCGATGTTCCTGACGCGCCGCGAACGGCATAACCCCCTGGTAAATGTGGCAAGTCGCGGCATTGCCGCGACGATGCGTGGCTATCGCGTGGTGCTCGAACGCGTGCTGCGCCACCCGCTGCCAACCTGTGCGGCGGCGCTGGCGGTGTTGGCCGGCACGGTGTTGCTGTTCATACAATTGCCCGGCGAATTCGCACCGGCCGAGGATCAGGGCCAGATTTACGCCATGATGAGCGCGCCGGAGGGCGCAAGCTTCGAGTACTCCAGCCGGCAGCTCAAGAAAATAGAAGCGGCATTCATGCAGCGGCTGGGCGAAGGCGAGATCCAGCGGGTCATCGCCCGCATTCCGGGTTACGGCGGCGGGTCCGACGCAGTCAACTCCGGCGTCGTGCAGGTCTCCCTGACCCCTTGGGAGGAGCGCGAACGCAGCGCGGAAACGATTGCTGGCGAGATCGGGCGCGAGCTCGCCGCCACCGTACCGGGCGCCCAGGTTGCGGTTGTGCAACGTTCGAGCTTTGGCAGCTCCAGCACCGGGACCGAGCTGGAACTGGTGCTGGGCGGCAGTACCTACGAAGAGCTGGCGCAGTGGCGCGATCGCCTCGTCGAACGGGCGGAGGAGAACGCCAAGATTGTCTCGCTGGACTCGGACTACGACGAAACCAAACCGCAGATCGACATCGACATCGCCCGCGACCGCGCGGCCGAACTGGGTGTATCGGTGGAAACCATCGGCCGCACCCTGGAGACCATGCTGGGTTCGCGCAGCGTGACCACCTTCGTCAATCGCGGTGAGGAATACGACGTGATATTGCAGGCCGCCGACGCCGATCGCCGTTCGCCGACCGATCTCGCCAACATTCACGTGCGCTCGCAGCGTTCCGGCGAACTCATCCCGTTATCGAACCTGGTTACTACCAGGGAAACCGCGGGCGCCGCCAGCCTCAACCGCTACGATCGGCTGCGCGCGATCACCATCTCCGCCGATCTGGCCGAGGGTTACGCGCTGGGCGATGCGATGGGTTATTTTCAGCGGATTGTCGACGAGGAACTGCCCGGTTCGGCGCGCATTAGTTACACCGGCGACGCGCGCGAACTGCAGGAATCCAGCCAGTCGCTGTATCTCACCTTTGCGCTGGGCCTGCTTGTGGTGTATCTGATCCTGGCCGCGCAGTTCGAAAGCTTCGTACATCCGTTCGTGATCATGACCACCGTGCCACTGGCGATCTTCGGCGCGCTGGCGGGACTGTCGTTGAGCGGCGGCACGCTCAATATATACAGCCAGATCGGCATCATCATGCTGATCGGTCTGGCCGCCAAGAACGGGATTTTAATCGTGGAGTTTGCGAATCAGCGGCGCGACGCGGGCCTGAAATTTACGGACGCGCTCATCGACGCGTCCATCACGCGCTTCCGGCCCATCATGATGACCTCGCTCTCTACCGCGATGGGCGTGCTTCCGCTGATGCTCGCAACCGGCGCCGGCGCCGAGAGCCGCATCGCCATCGGTGTGACTGTTTTCTCCGGCATCATTTTCGCAACCGTGATGACCCTGTTCGTGGTACCGGCATTCTACGCATTGATGTGTCGGAAAACGACCTCGCCCGGCGCGGTGGGCGACGAACTGGCGAGGCTGCAGCGGTCGGAGGTGCATGCGAATTATTGA
- a CDS encoding efflux RND transporter periplasmic adaptor subunit, protein MIVAPVVNTLMADRIEALGTTRANESVVITADVMGRVEQVNFRDGMKVRQGSNLIVLDFEEEQAQLAAARANLETQQTKHDRLVQLVAQQSAARIELDEQINRLRAAEARLDIARVRFDDRTIQAPFSGYVGIRDVSPGALISPGTQIATLDDLSVIKLDFSVPEVFLGALRRGQSIVASSVAYPERTFRGEVTTIDSRVDPVTRAVLARAELSNDSTLLKPGMLINVTLIANRTEALVVPEESLVPQDDNQYVYVVNRHGQARQVEVEIGRRRPGLVEIVKGVQAGDKVVTEGVDNISTDTEVRILAVRRPADEKPDTRQSLLDKASAATLNQVAR, encoded by the coding sequence GTGATCGTGGCGCCGGTGGTCAACACCTTGATGGCCGACCGCATCGAGGCGCTGGGCACGACCCGCGCCAACGAATCGGTGGTCATAACAGCCGATGTGATGGGCCGCGTTGAGCAAGTGAATTTCCGGGACGGCATGAAGGTCAGGCAAGGTTCGAATCTGATCGTGCTGGATTTCGAGGAGGAACAGGCGCAATTGGCCGCCGCGCGCGCGAATCTGGAAACGCAGCAGACCAAGCACGATCGGCTGGTGCAGCTGGTGGCGCAGCAATCGGCGGCGCGCATCGAGCTGGACGAGCAGATCAACCGCCTCAGGGCTGCTGAGGCCCGGCTCGACATCGCGCGGGTCCGCTTCGACGACCGCACCATCCAGGCGCCCTTCTCCGGCTACGTGGGCATCCGCGACGTGAGCCCCGGCGCCCTGATCAGTCCCGGTACGCAGATCGCGACCCTGGATGACTTAAGCGTCATCAAGCTGGATTTCTCGGTACCCGAGGTTTTTCTCGGCGCGCTCAGGCGCGGACAGAGCATCGTCGCCAGCAGTGTGGCGTATCCGGAGCGCACGTTTCGCGGCGAAGTCACCACCATCGATTCGCGCGTGGATCCGGTCACCCGCGCCGTGCTGGCACGCGCCGAGCTATCCAATGACTCAACCCTGCTCAAACCGGGCATGCTCATCAACGTGACTCTCATCGCCAATCGCACCGAAGCCCTGGTTGTGCCGGAAGAGAGTCTGGTGCCGCAAGACGATAATCAATATGTCTACGTGGTGAACCGCCACGGACAGGCGCGGCAGGTCGAGGTCGAAATCGGCCGGCGACGGCCAGGTTTGGTCGAGATCGTTAAGGGGGTGCAAGCCGGCGACAAGGTGGTAACTGAAGGCGTAGACAACATCAGCACCGACACCGAAGTCAGGATACTCGCGGTCAGGCGCCCGGCGGACGAAAAACCGGACACAAGACAGAGCCTGCTCGATAAAGCCTCCGCGGCCACGCTCAACCAAGTTGCGCGCTAG